In Paenibacillus hexagrammi, the following are encoded in one genomic region:
- a CDS encoding patatin-like phospholipase domain-containing protein, producing the protein MLYAAGISQIIPKQFIRFLLRLGVGRTFLRRLPLELLLMSKLELVMGNLFFQTAEFKQLLAAASQSDTAKPELVLNTSILENGKPLFLSTDPASPLWLENKRNHGIDFQDAAALPLSKMVAASACVPGIFNPIEIPFKDTAVHGVDGGVLDNLGYHAIQLLQQDGMPILISDASMPIGAEHYGSVNFVQSFFRIQDMFMDTIRDLRLGHEHNPFLVDMRTDLPGIDPAVRQLAMDMRTDLNSFTEVEAYSLHVCRLLRMRTANRPITAAASLFRRGSCGTASRELAFYANKPVYANAYSGISDKHGTKVSQAGSICRYVRLPHS; encoded by the coding sequence GTGTTGTATGCAGCCGGAATATCCCAAATCATACCGAAGCAGTTCATCCGTTTCCTTCTTCGCTTGGGCGTCGGAAGGACGTTTCTGCGAAGGCTCCCTTTAGAGCTGCTGCTCATGTCCAAGCTGGAGCTGGTCATGGGAAATCTGTTTTTTCAGACTGCCGAATTCAAGCAGCTGCTTGCTGCCGCCTCTCAAAGCGACACGGCCAAACCCGAGCTCGTTCTCAATACCTCCATCCTAGAAAACGGGAAGCCGTTATTCCTCTCTACAGACCCTGCTAGCCCTCTGTGGCTGGAAAACAAGCGCAATCATGGCATCGATTTTCAAGATGCGGCAGCCTTGCCTTTATCCAAAATGGTGGCTGCATCCGCCTGCGTGCCGGGCATTTTCAATCCCATCGAAATTCCCTTCAAGGATACCGCAGTCCATGGCGTGGACGGCGGCGTCCTTGACAATCTCGGCTATCATGCCATTCAGTTGCTTCAGCAGGATGGCATGCCCATCCTGATCAGCGATGCCTCTATGCCGATCGGTGCTGAGCATTACGGAAGTGTCAATTTTGTACAGTCATTTTTTCGCATTCAAGATATGTTCATGGACACGATCCGCGATTTACGGTTGGGTCATGAGCACAATCCTTTTCTTGTTGATATGCGTACTGATCTTCCCGGTATCGATCCTGCGGTACGGCAGCTTGCCATGGACATGAGAACGGATTTAAACTCATTCACGGAGGTCGAAGCCTACTCACTTCATGTATGCCGGTTACTGCGCATGCGCACAGCAAACCGCCCCATTACGGCAGCAGCAAGCCTCTTCAGACGCGGCAGCTGCGGAACAGCCTCTCGGGAATTGGCCTTTTATGCAAATAAGCCCGTATATGCAAACGCCTACTCCGGCATATCTGACAAGCATGGGACAAAAGTCTCGCAAGCGGGATCCATTTGCCGGTATGTCCGTCTTCCGCATTCTTAG
- a CDS encoding substrate-binding domain-containing protein: MSSAPKGEPLEAPATLAAPLAAQDAKMTIVITGQDISLDILAKHMEKKVAPYRPLRSYVGSLDSLISMYKGESDIVSTHLLDGDTGEYNIPYIRKLLIGSSYVVVNLVSRMAGIYVQQGNPKQLRDWADLAQPGLRIANREKGSGARVLLDEQLRLHGISPEQLAGYEQESTNHMGVAGKVAIGEADFGVGIEKAAQMVGGVEFIPLIQERYDLVMVKKPENLAWIEQVKQVLQSEAFRSELRPIQGYDLSQTGRIMFEA, translated from the coding sequence CTGTCCAGCGCTCCCAAGGGGGAACCGCTCGAAGCTCCAGCTACTTTGGCCGCTCCACTCGCTGCGCAGGATGCAAAGATGACCATTGTGATTACGGGGCAGGACATCAGTCTAGACATTCTGGCTAAGCACATGGAAAAAAAAGTGGCACCCTACAGACCGCTTCGCTCCTATGTAGGCAGTCTGGACAGCCTAATTTCTATGTACAAGGGAGAGTCCGATATCGTAAGCACACATTTACTCGATGGGGATACGGGTGAGTACAACATTCCCTATATCCGCAAACTATTGATCGGCTCCTCCTACGTGGTAGTGAATCTGGTCTCCCGAATGGCCGGCATATATGTTCAGCAGGGCAACCCCAAGCAGCTGCGAGATTGGGCTGATCTAGCTCAGCCCGGACTGCGGATAGCTAATCGGGAGAAAGGCTCAGGAGCGCGAGTGCTCCTGGATGAACAGCTTCGGCTTCACGGCATTTCTCCTGAGCAGTTAGCTGGATATGAGCAGGAATCCACCAATCATATGGGAGTGGCCGGTAAAGTGGCGATCGGTGAAGCGGACTTCGGTGTCGGTATTGAGAAGGCGGCCCAGATGGTGGGGGGTGTGGAGTTTATCCCGCTCATCCAGGAACGGTACGACCTTGTTATGGTCAAAAAGCCAGAAAACCTCGCATGGATCGAGCAGGTCAAGCAGGTGCTGCAATCGGAAGCGTTCCGCAGCGAGCTGCGTCCGATTCAAGGGTACGACCTGTCTCAGACAGGCCGGATTATGTTTGAAGCTTAG
- a CDS encoding patatin-like phospholipase family protein: MIGLALSGGGYRASLFHLGVMARLADDGLLNKVRVISSVSGGSIIGAYYYKRMCEELANNSLETDEDYKQLLEQVMKEFPYLCSG, encoded by the coding sequence TTGATAGGTTTAGCATTATCCGGGGGTGGTTACCGCGCTTCCTTGTTTCATCTCGGGGTGATGGCCCGATTGGCGGATGACGGGCTGCTGAATAAGGTGAGGGTCATTTCATCGGTTTCCGGGGGTTCCATCATCGGCGCCTACTATTACAAGAGAATGTGTGAAGAATTGGCAAACAACTCGCTGGAAACCGATGAAGATTATAAACAGCTGCTAGAACAAGTCATGAAGGAATTCCCTTACCTATGTTCAGGATGA
- a CDS encoding LytS/YhcK type 5TM receptor domain-containing protein: MEDLILLLFERMGMLLVLTFILTRFSFFRQLFDKEMSILRAIYSSVFFGLFGVLGTYAGIVVRDDFTLESSLWLFPLHHYEAVAHSALVGVVIGGLIGRISVGLGAGIITGLHLYYIGGYAGLGSAVAAPIIGILTGLIAKLFIQNRVVPTPIAFFCGVFAPVVLMGTILILVPQTDSGAAIQLVNTIGLPMMLTNSISIAIFMTMLQVAMREEDRTAAHEAERALHIVELALPHLKLGLTSKTAEATAKLLAREMKAAAVVLTDTERMLAYVGAGASSRMLEQTAFIELSNKAFETGEVQIAYSLDKEWAEVFVKLDAAILVPFQQGGKAAGLIAIFYKRNHEIRKVEIELAKGLSKLFTYQLGVAAHEKMASLLQEAELRMLQAQINPHFLFNTLNAIHSLIRVNPDLARHVMIQLSTYMRLSLKITSSQLIPIQQEMKHLSTYLELIKIRFADQFSVLLDMDPRVEAALIPPATFQPLVENSIMHGLNKQGSGGWIRIRLWLTGDRIEVCVEDNGAGFPEEHLHVLGDKPVTSKEGNGIGVYNVNQRLIHLFGAEARIQIRNRPEGGSRISFTIPCGTDGLDANEAV; encoded by the coding sequence TTGGAAGATTTAATTCTGCTGCTGTTTGAACGAATGGGTATGCTGCTCGTACTTACATTTATTTTGACTCGTTTTTCATTCTTTCGCCAGTTATTCGATAAGGAAATGTCGATCTTGCGAGCTATCTATTCATCCGTTTTTTTCGGATTATTCGGTGTGCTTGGCACCTACGCGGGAATCGTCGTCCGGGATGATTTTACCTTGGAATCCTCCTTGTGGCTGTTTCCTCTACATCATTATGAAGCTGTCGCTCATTCAGCGCTGGTGGGCGTAGTCATAGGTGGCTTGATCGGTAGGATCAGCGTCGGGCTTGGCGCTGGCATCATCACCGGTCTTCATCTCTATTACATCGGCGGTTATGCAGGACTGGGCAGTGCGGTAGCCGCTCCGATCATCGGTATACTGACGGGGCTGATCGCCAAGCTGTTCATCCAAAACCGGGTTGTCCCTACTCCGATCGCGTTTTTTTGCGGTGTGTTCGCTCCAGTCGTACTGATGGGTACGATTTTGATTCTCGTCCCGCAGACCGATTCGGGGGCGGCCATTCAATTGGTCAATACGATCGGGCTGCCGATGATGCTGACCAACAGCATCTCTATCGCGATCTTCATGACCATGCTCCAGGTTGCAATGCGGGAGGAGGACCGAACTGCCGCTCATGAAGCGGAGAGGGCGCTGCACATTGTGGAATTGGCGCTCCCGCACTTGAAGCTGGGTCTTACGAGCAAGACGGCCGAAGCAACGGCCAAGCTGCTCGCTAGAGAGATGAAAGCAGCTGCCGTCGTGTTGACGGATACGGAGCGAATGCTTGCCTATGTCGGTGCAGGCGCGTCAAGCCGTATGCTAGAGCAGACTGCTTTTATCGAACTCTCGAACAAAGCGTTCGAGACCGGCGAGGTTCAGATTGCGTACAGCCTGGACAAAGAGTGGGCGGAAGTGTTCGTCAAATTGGATGCGGCCATTCTGGTTCCTTTTCAGCAGGGGGGCAAAGCGGCAGGTCTCATTGCTATTTTTTACAAAAGAAATCATGAAATCCGCAAGGTCGAAATTGAGCTGGCTAAAGGGCTTAGCAAGCTGTTTACTTACCAGCTGGGTGTGGCGGCGCATGAAAAGATGGCGTCTCTTCTTCAGGAGGCAGAGCTTCGGATGCTGCAGGCTCAAATCAATCCGCACTTTCTATTCAATACCTTGAACGCGATTCACTCCTTAATCCGGGTCAATCCCGACCTTGCCCGGCATGTCATGATTCAGTTAAGTACGTATATGCGTCTCAGTTTGAAAATAACCTCCTCACAGCTGATCCCTATTCAGCAGGAGATGAAGCATCTCAGCACATACTTGGAGCTGATCAAGATACGCTTTGCCGACCAATTCAGTGTGCTACTGGACATGGATCCACGCGTGGAAGCCGCCCTGATCCCGCCTGCCACGTTCCAACCACTGGTTGAGAACAGTATTATGCACGGCTTGAACAAGCAGGGCAGCGGGGGATGGATACGTATTCGCTTGTGGCTGACCGGCGATCGGATTGAAGTATGCGTGGAAGACAATGGCGCAGGCTTTCCGGAGGAGCACCTTCATGTGCTTGGCGATAAGCCGGTGACCAGCAAAGAAGGCAATGGCATCGGTGTTTATAATGTGAACCAGAGGCTGATTCATCTTTTTGGAGCTGAAGCCAGGATTCAAATTAGGAACAGGCCGGAAGGCGGAAGCCGCATTTCCTTCACGATTCCTTGCGGTACAGATGGACTC